The following proteins are encoded in a genomic region of Alistipes shahii WAL 8301:
- a CDS encoding DUF4091 domain-containing protein, with protein sequence MNISPLRLLVNRTIRTLCPALLLLPVACSESGLTIRVIDPLTNVLPGIVCPPAGDDTVRVARGENAVLQFVISADDSVAAMNPVLRSLKTKQGASLDKAVLGWVRNVQASHAYVPAAPDALQSPSGEYPDPILTDTTVSIAAGGTASLWLDIPIPADAEAGLYEGSVRISGLKNGKRIVADRQFTIQVYPVTLPKQSLLVTNWYFPDKFSFMNDNEYVEDDSPAYWECMRQLVETASAYGQNVWLLYETGTPVPTADGKGLTFDFSRMDKTIEFLLRHADVRLIEANHFAKRSHNGWTDPFWANVPVPDGEGSYVYQRLPYDDPRVQQYIAAYFPALQEHLRSKTINDGSGRSWLDIYTQHIADEPLDENKTSWEGLAHQVKQAAPDIRIIEAYRSSSYDPALIDILVPQLDEFAWEIYRTMPAGHSCWFYTCMYPRGNFANRYVTLPLIKTRLLHWINYKYGSPGYLHWGFNAWGANGDPFGDVSAPANDWPGGDSHIVYPGYRKLYPSIRLTAMRDGIRDYDLLKMVEARDSIRAQAFVNAIIFDFDRYDTSVSRFRQIRREILDFLEDMH encoded by the coding sequence ATGAACATTTCCCCGCTCCGACTTCTCGTCAACCGGACGATCCGGACTCTTTGCCCTGCACTCCTGCTGCTACCGGTAGCCTGTAGTGAAAGCGGACTCACGATCCGCGTCATCGATCCTTTGACCAATGTTCTTCCCGGAATCGTTTGCCCTCCTGCCGGGGACGATACCGTCCGCGTGGCCCGCGGCGAGAACGCCGTTCTGCAATTCGTTATCTCCGCAGACGACTCCGTCGCGGCAATGAATCCTGTCCTCCGGAGTCTCAAAACAAAGCAGGGAGCTTCGCTCGACAAAGCCGTTCTGGGCTGGGTCCGGAACGTACAGGCTTCCCACGCCTACGTGCCGGCGGCCCCCGACGCCCTGCAATCACCGTCCGGAGAATATCCCGATCCCATTCTGACCGACACCACCGTATCTATCGCCGCAGGCGGGACCGCTTCTCTCTGGTTGGACATTCCGATTCCGGCCGATGCCGAAGCGGGGCTTTACGAAGGATCGGTACGCATTTCCGGGCTAAAGAACGGAAAACGGATCGTTGCCGACCGACAATTCACCATACAAGTTTATCCGGTCACGCTTCCCAAGCAGTCGTTATTGGTTACCAACTGGTATTTCCCCGATAAATTCTCTTTTATGAACGACAACGAATACGTGGAGGACGATTCACCGGCCTATTGGGAATGTATGCGGCAGCTCGTCGAAACCGCCTCGGCCTATGGTCAGAACGTCTGGTTGCTCTACGAAACGGGAACGCCGGTTCCGACAGCCGATGGCAAAGGACTGACGTTCGATTTCTCACGGATGGACAAAACGATCGAATTCCTGCTCCGACATGCCGACGTACGGCTGATCGAGGCCAACCATTTCGCCAAGCGATCCCACAACGGATGGACCGATCCTTTCTGGGCCAACGTACCGGTCCCCGACGGCGAGGGCTCCTATGTTTACCAGCGTCTGCCTTATGACGACCCGCGCGTGCAACAATACATCGCAGCGTATTTCCCGGCTCTGCAGGAACACTTGCGTTCCAAAACGATCAATGACGGAAGCGGCCGCAGCTGGCTTGACATCTACACACAACACATTGCCGACGAACCGCTCGACGAAAATAAGACCTCCTGGGAAGGATTGGCCCACCAGGTAAAACAGGCTGCCCCCGATATCCGAATCATCGAAGCTTACCGCTCTTCGTCCTACGACCCGGCGCTGATCGACATTCTGGTGCCGCAACTCGACGAATTCGCTTGGGAAATCTATCGGACAATGCCTGCCGGACATAGTTGCTGGTTTTACACTTGCATGTATCCCCGGGGGAATTTCGCAAACCGTTACGTAACACTGCCGCTCATTAAGACACGCCTGCTGCATTGGATAAACTACAAATACGGCTCTCCGGGATACCTTCACTGGGGCTTCAATGCATGGGGAGCGAACGGCGATCCTTTCGGGGATGTTTCCGCCCCCGCCAATGACTGGCCCGGCGGTGACTCGCATATCGTCTACCCCGGTTACCGGAAACTCTATCCTTCGATCCGGCTGACTGCCATGCGTGACGGCATTCGCGACTACGACCTACTGAAAATGGTTGAGGCCCGGGATTCAATCCGTGCGCAGGCTTTCGTCAATGCAATCATATTCGATTTCGACCGGTACGACACGTCAGTGTCCAGATTCCGGCAGATTCGCCGGGAAATATTGGATTTTTTGGAAGACATGCATTAA
- a CDS encoding beta-L-arabinofuranosidase domain-containing protein, translating into MKKLFSIIALCLVGTATNAQAPYAQFQGGMIGCIEPQGWIEEFLHRQQTGLTGHPEAMSYPYDSCLWAGEIGRNTETYGSDWWRYEQTAYYTDGLLRLGYLLGDREMIAKAEEGIRYTLANASSTGVLGNKAIESMWPMCVYFRVLQAYYERTGDPAIPAALERHYMNFTQEQVEKWRNIVSIEGMLWTYGKTGNAKLLDICERAYNGGKFGDLTPAVAAGDERFVMHGVTCMEELKLPMLLYAYTGKRYYLDLALNAERKLTRDHMLPDGVPASAEALVGNGNVINSHETCDISDYTWTLEQFLLTTGEVRWADKIEKAVFNAGPGAVTKDFRSLQYFSSVNQVIATGRSNHNEFFHGSTWMAFRPTHETECCAGNVHRFMPNYVAHMWLRGKDGSIAAALYGPSAATFDLPNGRQCHIAQRTSYPFDGEIEFSFGLKERTDIPFLLRIPAWCRDAKIYVNGKLWRDACPAGTFVTLRRKFKNGDRIRLCLGMQPVMNTVPGQGIYVQRGPLLFSYPVPQRKTADRTVYANMNGKVPGNPEFECWSIEPAGPWNYALCSDPVIPLKVIRTKPAAAGSYPFDPEHTPVKISVPVKPIDWELEKGRYTPRLPAEGIARAVSDRIEYLELIPYGCTELRLTVFPQCN; encoded by the coding sequence ATGAAGAAGCTGTTTTCAATTATTGCACTTTGCCTCGTCGGTACCGCGACGAACGCCCAGGCCCCTTATGCCCAGTTTCAGGGCGGCATGATCGGCTGCATAGAGCCGCAGGGCTGGATCGAGGAATTCCTCCACCGCCAACAAACGGGACTTACGGGACATCCCGAGGCGATGTCCTATCCGTACGACTCCTGCCTTTGGGCGGGTGAGATCGGACGTAACACCGAAACCTACGGAAGCGACTGGTGGCGCTACGAGCAGACAGCCTATTACACCGACGGTCTGCTCCGCCTGGGTTACCTGCTCGGTGATCGGGAGATGATCGCCAAAGCCGAGGAGGGGATTCGCTACACGCTGGCCAACGCATCGTCCACAGGTGTTTTGGGCAACAAAGCGATTGAGTCGATGTGGCCCATGTGTGTCTACTTCCGGGTGCTGCAAGCCTATTACGAGCGCACGGGCGATCCGGCGATCCCCGCAGCCTTGGAAAGGCACTACATGAACTTTACGCAGGAGCAGGTCGAGAAATGGCGCAACATCGTCAGCATCGAGGGAATGTTGTGGACTTACGGCAAAACCGGCAATGCGAAGTTGCTGGATATTTGCGAGAGAGCCTACAATGGCGGAAAATTCGGGGACCTGACGCCCGCAGTCGCGGCCGGCGACGAACGGTTCGTCATGCATGGCGTCACCTGCATGGAAGAACTGAAACTCCCGATGCTGCTCTATGCCTATACGGGCAAACGATATTACCTGGACCTTGCACTCAACGCCGAACGCAAGCTCACCCGCGACCACATGCTCCCCGACGGCGTTCCTGCCAGTGCGGAAGCGCTCGTCGGAAACGGGAACGTCATCAACAGTCACGAAACCTGCGACATTTCCGACTACACCTGGACACTGGAGCAATTTCTCCTGACCACGGGCGAAGTCCGGTGGGCTGACAAAATAGAAAAAGCGGTCTTCAATGCCGGACCGGGAGCCGTTACCAAGGATTTCCGATCGTTGCAGTATTTCTCGTCCGTCAATCAGGTAATCGCAACGGGGCGTTCAAATCACAACGAATTCTTCCACGGTTCGACCTGGATGGCTTTCCGGCCGACGCATGAAACGGAGTGCTGCGCCGGAAACGTTCACCGTTTCATGCCCAATTACGTCGCACATATGTGGCTACGCGGGAAAGACGGCTCTATTGCCGCCGCGCTCTACGGCCCTTCGGCTGCAACGTTCGACCTGCCGAACGGCCGACAGTGCCACATCGCACAGCGGACCTCCTATCCGTTCGACGGGGAGATCGAGTTCTCCTTCGGCCTGAAAGAGAGGACGGATATCCCGTTTCTGCTGCGCATTCCCGCATGGTGCAGGGATGCCAAAATATATGTCAACGGCAAACTGTGGCGAGACGCATGTCCCGCCGGCACGTTCGTGACTCTCCGGCGCAAATTCAAGAACGGCGACCGGATTCGGTTGTGTCTCGGCATGCAACCCGTCATGAACACCGTTCCCGGACAGGGAATCTACGTGCAGCGCGGACCTCTGCTCTTCTCCTATCCTGTTCCCCAGCGGAAAACAGCCGACCGGACGGTCTATGCGAATATGAACGGCAAAGTTCCCGGCAACCCCGAATTCGAATGCTGGAGCATCGAGCCTGCCGGACCCTGGAACTATGCCCTTTGCTCCGATCCGGTCATACCCCTGAAGGTCATTCGGACAAAACCCGCAGCCGCAGGAAGCTATCCGTTCGATCCGGAACATACGCCCGTGAAAATCTCGGTTCCCGTCAAACCGATCGACTGGGAATTGGAAAAAGGACGCTACACGCCGCGCCTTCCGGCCGAAGGGATAGCCCGCGCCGTATCCGACCGTATCGAATACCTCGAACTGATTCCCTACGGATGCACGGAACTCCGGCTTACTGTTTTCCCGCAATGCAATTAA
- a CDS encoding glycoside hydrolase family 3 protein, which translates to MLPILCACGRKWTVEPHDTYCLIRQDGGQTLGYFPGSGVRILYSDGYAFKDLNRNGILDCYEDWRYTPEERAEDLAKRLSVEEIAGLMLYSSHQAVPTDSVGYWSSTYNGTSLRESGLPHSAVSDKQRKFLRDDNLRAVLVVRVESPRIAAEWNNNMQAFVEGLGQGIPVNISSDPRNETRAWAEYNAGSGGKISLWPSPLGLAATFDPELVEKFGRIASAEYRALGIATALSPQIDLATEPRWNRFYGTFGEDPDLDTDMARAYIDGFQTSVGAAEIADGWGYESVNAMVKHWPGGGPEEGGRDAHFSFGKYTVYPGGNFEQHIRPFVEGAFRLNGKTRKAAAVMPYYTVSHGVDPSGKKVGNGFSKYIVTDLLRNRYGYNGVVCTDWGITHDYSSIEEADGKCWGVEALSIPQRHYEALKAGVDQFGGNNDKGPVLEAYRMWTAEFGEKSARERFERSAIRLLLNIFRTGLFENPYVDPDRTEATVGNPEFMQAGYEAQLRSVVLLKNRAGTLPASTRRSVYLPECGQSRLPVDTSLVKQYYELAESPENADFAIVFIDEPDGGCGYDAADREKGGNGYVPISLQYGDYTARHARPESIAGGDPKEPSIDRSYRGKTVRSSNREELKRVLGTKRQMGDKPVVAVVSTTRPFVPAEFEPSADAILLAFGVQRQAVLDIISGRREPSALLPMQLPADMKTVEQQHEDVPRDMVCYTDSEGNTYDFAFGLDWKGVIRDARVEKYK; encoded by the coding sequence ATGTTGCCGATACTCTGTGCCTGCGGCCGAAAATGGACGGTCGAGCCGCATGACACCTACTGTCTGATTCGGCAAGACGGAGGACAGACTCTGGGCTATTTCCCCGGATCCGGCGTCCGTATCTTATATTCCGACGGATACGCTTTCAAAGACCTGAACCGAAACGGGATTCTCGACTGCTACGAAGATTGGCGGTACACCCCGGAAGAACGGGCGGAAGACCTTGCAAAGCGACTCTCCGTCGAAGAGATTGCCGGATTGATGTTATACAGTTCCCATCAGGCCGTCCCGACGGATTCGGTAGGTTACTGGTCCTCGACCTACAACGGGACCTCACTCCGGGAAAGCGGACTTCCCCACTCGGCTGTTTCGGACAAACAGCGGAAGTTCCTCCGGGACGACAATCTCCGGGCCGTGCTCGTCGTCCGGGTTGAAAGTCCCCGCATTGCAGCCGAATGGAACAACAACATGCAGGCCTTCGTCGAAGGCCTCGGACAAGGCATTCCGGTCAATATCAGTTCCGATCCCCGGAATGAAACCCGAGCCTGGGCCGAATACAACGCAGGGTCAGGAGGAAAGATTTCGTTGTGGCCCAGTCCGCTCGGGCTGGCCGCTACGTTCGACCCCGAACTGGTCGAAAAGTTCGGACGGATCGCATCCGCCGAATACCGCGCCTTGGGTATCGCCACAGCGCTGTCGCCGCAGATCGATCTGGCGACCGAACCCCGGTGGAACCGGTTCTACGGTACCTTCGGCGAAGACCCCGATCTGGACACCGATATGGCGCGGGCCTATATCGACGGATTCCAGACCTCCGTCGGAGCTGCCGAGATTGCGGACGGCTGGGGGTATGAAAGCGTCAATGCCATGGTCAAACATTGGCCGGGCGGCGGCCCGGAAGAAGGCGGACGGGATGCCCATTTCAGCTTCGGGAAATACACTGTTTACCCCGGCGGAAATTTCGAGCAACACATCCGGCCCTTTGTGGAAGGAGCTTTCCGCCTCAACGGCAAGACACGAAAGGCCGCAGCCGTCATGCCCTATTATACGGTTTCCCACGGGGTGGACCCCTCGGGAAAAAAGGTCGGCAACGGTTTTAGCAAATATATCGTCACCGATCTGCTGCGGAACAGATACGGATACAACGGCGTCGTCTGCACGGATTGGGGCATCACGCACGACTATTCCAGCATCGAGGAGGCTGACGGCAAATGCTGGGGAGTGGAGGCATTGAGCATCCCGCAGCGGCATTACGAAGCGCTCAAAGCCGGAGTAGACCAGTTCGGCGGCAACAACGACAAAGGTCCCGTGCTGGAAGCCTACCGAATGTGGACCGCCGAATTCGGCGAAAAATCTGCCCGGGAGCGGTTCGAACGTTCCGCCATAAGGTTGCTGCTCAATATTTTTCGGACCGGTCTGTTCGAAAATCCCTATGTAGACCCGGACCGGACGGAAGCGACGGTCGGGAATCCGGAATTTATGCAAGCCGGTTACGAAGCGCAGCTCCGGTCGGTCGTCCTGCTGAAAAACCGGGCGGGAACCCTGCCCGCATCGACCCGCCGGAGCGTATATCTGCCCGAATGCGGACAATCCCGCCTACCTGTAGACACCTCTTTGGTCAAACAATATTACGAATTGGCAGAAAGCCCCGAAAATGCCGACTTCGCGATCGTTTTTATCGACGAACCCGACGGAGGCTGCGGATACGATGCGGCCGATCGGGAAAAGGGCGGCAACGGTTATGTCCCGATCAGCCTGCAATACGGCGACTACACGGCCCGCCACGCACGCCCCGAGAGTATTGCCGGCGGGGACCCGAAAGAACCGTCCATCGACCGGAGTTACCGCGGGAAAACCGTCCGGAGTTCCAACCGGGAAGAGTTGAAACGGGTACTCGGAACGAAACGGCAGATGGGAGACAAGCCCGTCGTGGCTGTCGTTTCCACGACCAGACCGTTCGTTCCGGCCGAATTCGAACCTTCGGCCGATGCCATACTGCTTGCTTTCGGGGTACAGCGTCAGGCCGTGCTGGATATTATCTCCGGCCGGCGGGAACCGTCGGCACTTCTGCCGATGCAATTGCCCGCAGACATGAAAACCGTGGAACAGCAGCATGAAGACGTTCCGAGAGATATGGTTTGTTATACGGACTCGGAAGGAAATACATATGATTTCGCTTTCGGGCTCGACTGGAAAGGTGTCATCCGGGATGCAAGAGTCGAAAAATACAAATAG